In the genome of Triticum urartu cultivar G1812 chromosome 5, Tu2.1, whole genome shotgun sequence, one region contains:
- the LOC125507823 gene encoding E3 ubiquitin-protein ligase RMA2-like: MMELTMEKCRPADKLQHGIGDGTVGVPGGATAACWDCSICLETASEPVVTLCGHLYCWPCIFRWLTTSSKSKSRASPSARCPVCKAAVSEDHLVPLYGRARAATLSPAGGRGGSVCRVPRRSPVPGPNVEERLQGADLHDGGNFYYYENIGINGLDCSNEERLLGGIALAVLLPWATRGGGTGRPPPPSLYRDGEGWRMARQQRRVARRLRQMWVFLAMVAFLCFLLL; this comes from the coding sequence ATGATGGAGCTGACCATGGAGAAATGCCGGCCGGCCGACAAGCTGCAGCATGGCATCGGTGATGGCACCGTCGGAGTACCTGGCGGCGCGACGGCGGCGTGCTGGGACTGCAGCATCTGCCTGGAGACGGCGTCGGAGCCGGTGGTGACGCTGTGCGGCCACCTCTACTGCTGGCCCTGCATCTTCCGCTGGCTCACCACCTCCTCCAAGTCCAAGTCCCGCGCCTCGCCCTCCGCGCGCTGCCCCGTCTGCAAGGCCGCCGTCTCCGAGGACCACCTCGTGCCGCTCTACGGCCGCGCTCGCGCCGCCACCCTAAGCCCCGCCGGAGGCAGAGGAGGCAGCGTCTGTCGGGTACCGCGTCGTTCGCCGGTGCCGGGGCCGAACGTGGAGGAGCGCCTTCAGGGTGCGGACTTGCACGACGGCGGCAACTTCTACTACTACGAGAATATTGGGATCAATGGCCTGGACTGCTCCAACGAGGAGCGCTTGCTCGGCGGCATCGCGCTGGCGGTGCTACTCCCATGGGCGACGAGGGGCGGTGGGACTGGGAGGCCGCCACCGCCGTCGTTGTACCGCGACGGCGAGGGCTGGAGGATGGCGCGCCAGCAGAGGCGGGTGGCGCGCAGGTTGCGGCAGATGTGGGTGTTCCTCGCCATGGTGGCGTTCCTCTGCTTCCTTCTTCTTTGA